GGCTGGAAGTTCACGTGCAGTTGCAGACGAAGACCAAGCTCTTCTGTCGCTGCAGTACCACGTTTGGTGCTTCGCCAAATACGCAGACCTGTCCCGTCTGCTTGGGCATGCCAGGCTCGTTACCGGTGATGAATCGCGAAGCCTTTCAGTTGGCTTTGAAGACTGCCTGTGCACTGAACTTGAACGTGCCTCGCTTCACCAAGTGGGACCGCAAGAACTATTACTATCCCGACCTTCCCAAGGGTTACCAGATCAGCCAGTTCGATCTGCCGATGTCGGAAGATGGCTTCCTGCTGATCCGCGATCCGAAGGGGCAGTTCGAGCCGAAGAAGGTTGGCATCATTCGTGCCCACCTCGAAGAAGATGCCGGCAAGTCGATGCACGACGAAGTCGCCGGTAAGGCGGACACGCGAATCGACTTGAATCGTACCGGTACACCGCTGCTGGAAATCGTGAGCCAGCCTGACATGCGTTCGCCGCTGGAAGCGAAGGCTTACCTCAACGAGCTGAAGTTGATTTTGACTTACCTCGGGGTTTCCGACTGTAACATGCAGGAAGGTAGCCTGCGTGTCGACGCGAACGTGAACCTGCATATCAAGTCGGAAGAGCCGAAGAAGGTCGCCACGCCGATCGTTGAAATCAAAAACATGAACAGCTTCCGCGCCGTCGAGCGGGCCATCGCCTACGAAGCGACGCGTCAGTACGACGAGTGGCAGGAAACCGGCAAGACGATCAAGGATGCTCCGAAGACGACGCGTGGTTGGGACGATGCCGCCCAGATCACTCGTCCGCAGCGCGAGAAGGAAGAGTCGAGCGACTATCGCTACTTCCCAGATCCCGACCTCGCCCCAGTGACCACGACCGCAGAAGAAGTCGAAGCGATTCAGAACGCTTTGTGCGAACTGCCGATGGCAATTCGCGATCGCCTGCACGATGGCTACGGCATTCCAGAATACGACGCCGACGTGATCGTGAACCAAGGTCAGATCGCTGTCGACTACTACGAAGCACTCGCCCTCAAGACGGGCGACGCCAAGATGTCGAGCAACTGGGTGCAGCAGGACGTGCTGCGTGTGTTGAAGGAACGCGACCTTGAGTTCGATCAGTTCCCGATCACTGCCGAGCGTTTGGCAACGCTGCTCAAGGCGATCATGAACAAAGAGATCGACACGACGCGTGCCAAGGATGTCTTCACCCAGATGCTGGAGAGCGACAAAGACGCCCCGACCATCATGGCTGAGATGGGTATCGAAAAGGTCGACGACTCGGCCATCGATGACCTGGCTCGCGAAGTCCTGGAAGCCAACCCTAAGGCGGTCGAAGATTTGAAGAACGGTATCCAGAAGGCCGTGGGCGCATTGATCGGCCAGGCCAAGAAGAAGAACCCCAACATCGATCCCGGCACGTTCCGCGCGAAGTGCATCGAGTTGGTCAAAGATATGTAATCCGGTATCGCAGGTTCAAGACAATCTGATTGATAGGGTGTCTTGCTGCGATCGCGAAGGATAATCAAAGCCGCGTCGGATCTCTCGACCGATGTGGCACGTCTGGCAAAGTGTCGCATTCATGCGAGCGGTACCTTCTTTTTCGCCAATCAGCAGTGCGATTCAAAACCGCTGGTGCTCTTCAGGCTATTCTCTGCAACGAAGATCGGCATTGTGGTCGATCATCGCTCGCGAAATACCATAAGGTATAATTCCCGAAAGGTGGCTTCCTCTGGCAAGGGCCACGGCTTCTATCCCGCGGATGAGTCCACATCATGTTTGCTCCTGGCGGAATCATTGCTCTGACGACCGATTTTCATGGCGACTCGTTCTATGTGGCCGAGATGAAAGTGGCGGCGCACATGGTGGCGCGCGAAGCCATGATTGTCGACGTGACGCATGCCGTGCCGCCTCAAGATGTGCGGCATGCCAGTTGGACGATGCTTCGCGCGATTGAATCGTTTCCTGATGGAACGGTGCATGTC
This genomic window from Bremerella sp. JC817 contains:
- the gatB gene encoding Asp-tRNA(Asn)/Glu-tRNA(Gln) amidotransferase subunit GatB, translating into MSDQYDIIIGLEVHVQLQTKTKLFCRCSTTFGASPNTQTCPVCLGMPGSLPVMNREAFQLALKTACALNLNVPRFTKWDRKNYYYPDLPKGYQISQFDLPMSEDGFLLIRDPKGQFEPKKVGIIRAHLEEDAGKSMHDEVAGKADTRIDLNRTGTPLLEIVSQPDMRSPLEAKAYLNELKLILTYLGVSDCNMQEGSLRVDANVNLHIKSEEPKKVATPIVEIKNMNSFRAVERAIAYEATRQYDEWQETGKTIKDAPKTTRGWDDAAQITRPQREKEESSDYRYFPDPDLAPVTTTAEEVEAIQNALCELPMAIRDRLHDGYGIPEYDADVIVNQGQIAVDYYEALALKTGDAKMSSNWVQQDVLRVLKERDLEFDQFPITAERLATLLKAIMNKEIDTTRAKDVFTQMLESDKDAPTIMAEMGIEKVDDSAIDDLAREVLEANPKAVEDLKNGIQKAVGALIGQAKKKNPNIDPGTFRAKCIELVKDM